The window CGAAGAATTAGCCAAGGCAGGTATCTTGCTCGCTGGTGAGGGGCTTCATCCTAGCTCAAAAGGGGTGCGGGTGAAGTTTTCGGGCACGGAACGCACCGTCACCAAAGGACCCTTCACTCCAGCGCAGGAGCTAGTGGCAGGGTACTGGCTGTGGCAGGTGGACTCCATGAAAGAGGCGATCGCCTGGGTGAAACGCTGCCCCAACCCAATGCCAGGAGACTCCGAGATTGAGATCCGTCCTGTATTCGAGGCAGAGGATTTTGGTGAACTCCTGACACCCGAATTAAGGGAGCAGGAAGACCGCATTCGCGCCCAAGTAGAAACGCGACAGCAAGAGTAACTTCATCTGCAACCGATCGGCTCATCACAACGCAGAATCGATAACTCAAGGAAAAATCAATGAAACTCAATCCTTACCTGATGTTCAACGGTAACTGTGAAGCAGCATTCAAGTTTTACGAACAATGCCTCGGTGGCAAAATCACCATGATGATGACTCATAAAGAGGCACCTTCGGCAGAAAATGTTTCACCT of the Allocoleopsis franciscana PCC 7113 genome contains:
- a CDS encoding YciI family protein, which codes for MKVMVFVKATQNSETGVIPSEQLLTEMGQFNEELAKAGILLAGEGLHPSSKGVRVKFSGTERTVTKGPFTPAQELVAGYWLWQVDSMKEAIAWVKRCPNPMPGDSEIEIRPVFEAEDFGELLTPELREQEDRIRAQVETRQQE